The genomic window ACGCAAAAAGGAATCATCATAGGACATAAAGGTGCAGCGTTGAAAAAAGTAGGAACTGATGCCCGTGCTGATTTAGAGAAATTCTTCGGAAAACAAATTCACATCGAACTTTACGTGAAAGTGAATAAAAACTGGAGAAGCAACGCTAATATGCTGAAACGATTTGGGTATAATCAGTAAAAAGAGTATTCAGTCGCAGTTTACAGTCTCAGTCTGAAAATTGTGAATGCGAATTAAAAATATAACAGGAAACAACTCCAAAAAAAAGTAGTCAGTTTTTAATTTAGAGGTCACGTTTTTACCAGTTTTTTAACTGAATACTTAAAACTGTGACTGCAAACTAAAAAAGACTACCTTTGCAAAAAATTTAAATAAGGCATTTTAGATTTATAAATGATAGAACTTTAGGAAACTAAGAATCTAAAATTTGAAATCTAAAATCTAAAATTCAAAAAAATGAATAACATTGTTGCGATAGTAGGAAGACCTAATGTAGGGAAATCGACCCTTTTTAATAGGCTGATACAAAGAAGAGAAGCTATTGTAGATTCAGTATCTGGGGTTACCCGTGATAGAAACTATGGTAAAAGCGAGTGGAACGGAAAAGAGTTTTCTGTCATTGATACAGGTGGATACGTTCGCGGATCTGATGACGTATTTGAAGGTGAAATCCGTAAACAAGTAGAACTTGCTATTGACGAAGCCGATGTTATTATTTTTGTGGTTGATGTTGAAGAAGGAATTACGCCAATGGATGAAACCGTTGCAAAATTACTTCGTAAAGTAACAAAACCAGTTTTATTGGCTGTAAATAAGGTTGATAACGCAATGCGTGAGAAAGATGCGGTTGAGTTTTATAACCTTGGTTTAGGCGAATATTTTACTTTTGCAAGTATTTCAGGAAGTGGAACTGGAGATTTATTAGACGCTTTAATAGAAGCTTTCCCAGAAAAACCAGAAGTTGAGGTTAAAGAAGATTTACCACGTTTTGCAGTTGTAGGACGTCCGAATGCTGGAAAATCTAGTTTTATCAATGCCTTGATTGGTAAAGATCGTTATATTGTTACAGATATTGCTGGAACAACTCGTGATGCAATTGATACTAAATTTGACCGTTTTGGTTTCGAATTTAATTTGGTTGATACTGCTGGTATTCGTCGTAAAGCAAAAGTAAAAGAAGATTTAGAGTTTTATTCTGTTATGCGTTCGGTTCGTGCAATTGAGCATGCAGATATTTGTATATTGGTTATAGATGCAACTCGCGGATTCGAAGGTCAGGATCAGAGTATTTTCTGGCTGGCAGAGAAAAACCGTAAAGGTGTTGTAATCTTGGTAAACAAATGGGATTTGGTGGAAAAAGATACCATGTCTACTCGCGATTATGAAGAGAAAATCAAAAAAGAATTAATGCCTTTTACAGATGTGCCCATTTTATTCGTTTCTGCTTTGACAAAGCAGCGTTTATTAAAAGCACTTGAAGCTACGGTTCAGGTTTTTGAAAATAGAAAACAAAGAATTCCAACTTCAAAATTCAACGAATTCATGTTGAAGGTTATTGAAGCTTATCCGCCGCCAGCGACAAAAGGAAAATATGTGAAAATTAAATATTGTATGCAGCTGCCAACACAAACACCTCAGTTTGTATTTTTTGCTAACATGCCGCAATACGTTAAAGAACCTTATAAACGTTATCTGGAGAATAAAATTAGAGAGAAATGGGATTTTTCAGGAGTTCCAATCGATATTTATATCAGAGAAAAGTAAAAAAGAGTCCCCGCAAATAGGGGACTTTTTTATGTTTAATGCCTAAATAAATTACAAGATTGATTTTTTATTGGCATTATATTTGAATAAATGTAAAAAATACAATTAAACCTTTTGCGTTTTTTTAAGTCTTACTGATCTAACTAACCTAATTTTATGACCAAAATTTATTCGTTTGTATTGTTTTTAGCATTTATTTATTCGACAAATGCCCAAAATAATATCGTTGTTAAAGGAACTGTTGTTGATATTAACACGCAGTTACCGCTTGAACTTGCTACCGTTTATTTTACCTCTGTAAAAGATTCCACAATTATTGAATATGCAACTACCGATAAAAACGGGAATTTTATCATCAACACCAAAAAGTACGATAAACCAGTTTTTTTAAAAGTAAATTATACGGGTTTTCAAGATTATTACGAAGAACAAAAAGGACTTACAGAAAGTAAAGACTTTGGAAAACTGTACATGCTTGAAAACGTAAATGCCTTAAATGAAGTGGTAATTAAAACCGAGGCGCCGCCAATTACCATTAAAAAAGATACTTTAGAATTTAACGCGGGCTCTTACAAAGTTCGTCCAGATGCAAACGTAGAAGCATTATTGAAACAGCTGCCGGGATTTGATGTTGACAATACTGGAAAAATTACGGTGAATGGGAGGGAAGTGAATCAGTTTTTAGTGAATGGAAAAACATTTTTTGATAAGGATGGCGCTATTGCGATTAAAAATCTTCCAGCAGATATTATAAAAAAAATTCAGGTTTCTGATTTTAAAACCAAGAAAGAAGAACTCGCAAAACAAGAATCTACTTCAGATTATTCGACTGTAAATATTACCATTGACGAAAAGAAAAACAAAGGATATTTTGGAAAAGTACTTGGCGGATATGGATCAGACGAACGCTATGAAAGCAGTTTGATGATGAATTTTTTCAAGAATAAACAAAAAATCAGCGTTTTAGCTTCTTCAAATAATATCAACTCTACCGGATTTTCAATGGATGAGGTTTTTGATAAT from Flavobacterium fluviale includes these protein-coding regions:
- the der gene encoding ribosome biogenesis GTPase Der, which gives rise to MNNIVAIVGRPNVGKSTLFNRLIQRREAIVDSVSGVTRDRNYGKSEWNGKEFSVIDTGGYVRGSDDVFEGEIRKQVELAIDEADVIIFVVDVEEGITPMDETVAKLLRKVTKPVLLAVNKVDNAMREKDAVEFYNLGLGEYFTFASISGSGTGDLLDALIEAFPEKPEVEVKEDLPRFAVVGRPNAGKSSFINALIGKDRYIVTDIAGTTRDAIDTKFDRFGFEFNLVDTAGIRRKAKVKEDLEFYSVMRSVRAIEHADICILVIDATRGFEGQDQSIFWLAEKNRKGVVILVNKWDLVEKDTMSTRDYEEKIKKELMPFTDVPILFVSALTKQRLLKALEATVQVFENRKQRIPTSKFNEFMLKVIEAYPPPATKGKYVKIKYCMQLPTQTPQFVFFANMPQYVKEPYKRYLENKIREKWDFSGVPIDIYIREK